Genomic DNA from Bombus affinis isolate iyBomAffi1 chromosome 8, iyBomAffi1.2, whole genome shotgun sequence:
ACGTTCGAAGAAGAAAAAGCGATAACAATTATTTTGCACTCACCATTTCTGCATCATCCTGTCATAGACGCTTCGAAGCGTCCTTTACGTTTCCGGCATCGTCCTGAACCGGCGTCACTCCGTTTAGATGCAAGTTCCTGTTGTTTTCCTCGTAGAATTGAACAGGAAGAATGTTCTTGTCACGATAAATCGTTGACAATCGTTTTAAATGTGAATACGTGATAATGAAACACGACGCCCCAATACTACGAACAAACACAAAACATGACAAGCACACGCGTAAGGCGCGAGACCGACTGACTGACTTTCTCGATTTTGGTTGTGGCTCCTGCATCAGCGCCACCTGTTTTACACACACCACACGCGCGCACACATACACAGACACACACATACACGTGACCGACCCACcgattatatagtaatacttcGCTAACTGGTCGCGGGTTGGGACCTTATCTGGTCAGTTACCAAGGGCGGTATACTTCTAAGAAATCTGGAGTATCTCTCTTTTTCATTAAGCGTGAATGTAATACGGGCACCTAAGGCCACGGTTACAGTGGATGTGTTCTAGCAAATTGTCACTCTGACGAATGAAACATCTGGAAAccgatatatgtatacatacattcATAGATTGCGGATTCTTATGCATTTATTgcaggaaatttgaaagtgtaaAATTGTATAGAATGCACATAGTATGAAAAGATATACATGaataatattcaaagtatagtgTTTTCTATAATACTTGGCAGATAGAACAATTTTTTATCAAATCTatacttttttaattatacccttaaaaatacgaatttacaTAAAAACTTGCACTCTACTCGTAATAATTTATACACATATTTGATTGCTTTAATAATTCAATTCGTCAAAACACGCATGTAATCATAGCCTAACACATTTATTTCACATAGGCAACATTAAAACCTCGCTTTATAAAATCAGTTCCCATGACTGGTGGGGATAACGATAGCCAGTTATCGAGGCATAGTTCGGCCACTTAACGTGACACTACTCCACATCTTCGCTCGCATTAATGTGTGCGCGCTGTAATAACTTTTCTTGTTTTCTTACGGATAACTTTTCTTACGGATTATGTCTCAAGACGACAACAAAGTTTCGTTTACGAATTATTCATATGAGATCTCGGATCTTCGGTAAGTGTGATTTACCACGTTATACTGCAATTTATATGTATCGTTGCTCCGCGAACTTGACTAAAGAGAGAACACTATTCAACTTTCGAACTTCAAGAGGGATAAAACTTTACGAGAGTATTAAAGATAACTTTTTCGGATAACAATAGATTTTGGTAAGCTGTAACATGAGATAACAGAATCTTATCTTTACATTCACTAGGTACAGAATTTAAGCGTGACGGATATGGGATAAACACTTTCGTGGTGTAATGCGAATGCATACGTAGAGGGCATTGTTGTTTTTTTAGCGTTTGGAACTCAGGTATTTGAAAAGGATGAGTTGATAAATAAACAAGTTAAGCAATACAATTATAACATCAACTGCATAATTCCGTAGAAATACCATGTCTTGCAATATCGATTGGCATGATACGCAAAAGTTACCATGAATACATGCCACGAATTATACGATGAATTGCCATCATGACTTTAtactatagataaaaattttagTTGGGACTAAATGATAATCACCcaaaaatataatttgaaaGATTTTCTACATAAAACGTGACTGAAACAAGCTctggaaaaattaaatgaatCATATGAAATTCTTTAGCGAAAGAAAGTTGctacattttattatttcggTACAATCAACGTCAATTCATATAGGCAATTTTCCTTATTTAAgccatttttataaaattagatCAAACTTGACCTCCAATTTAATCATTATTTGTCTGTAAACATAATTCAGACTCGCAAACTTAGATATCGAACACACAACTAACTTCATTTGAATTAACTACAAGAATAAAAATGTGACTAGTGGAACATGGACcgttatgtatatacatacaactATATGCGATTAAAAGTAACTATACAATAATCACGTTTCTAGATCGCACAATCATGTATTTGCAATAACATCTAGGATAAAAAATAAACTTTATTAGAAGTGGAAAAGGTATTTCTTAACATTAAATGCTATATTTTCATTGATATGATCTTCATTAGCGTCATGAATAAGTGATGTAACATAACTTTCTTCAAAGTTCCACTGTTTTAAAATATACAGTTTACTacgttaatatatatatatatatatatatatatagattatattatatatatattttaaattatataatattgtttacattattaaataaaaatatatatatatataatataacataatgtaataataaaataaaataaaaaatatataatattttaaattatttaatatattatatatcattatatgtattattacatattactaaatatatatatttatatgatataatgtaataataaaataaaaaatatataataatatatatacattatataatatatatatatatatatgttatattatatatgtatatatatacatacacatacacacatacgtACTATATTATAAGCGCATTCCCTGtgtatttttcattcataatttatCAAATGCATTCTTTTACAATCTACATATATCTAGTGAATAAAATgaattttgtaaataataaaGAATACTACCTATGCGATTATAGAAATAGAGAAATATACGAAGAATAAAATATACGAGAAACGACTTTTAAAAATGAATCATgctattgtatattttttaaaaaattataatgatATGAAAATACTTTAAAAGATTTTGTTAAACATTCCATTACGTTCTTCATGTCAAATTACTTATATAACTATTTATTCTTTAACTTTTCCCTGATATTTTTCTGCTTTTTTGCACATGCAATGAAGATGAACATAGTCAACCACATTCATGCATGAATCATGATTAAACGTGtattgtaaatataattaatcgTCATGAAATATATAGGCAAATAAGAATTTGTGTAAAGCACTATATATCTGTATATGTTCGTATATTTACACCGCAATTTAACAAAAGTATCAAGATTTAAAGTAATTAACTAAatgaatatttcgaaataatatTCTTATAACAAAAGTGATTTTACTTAGACATAATTTGCATTCGTAATTCAACATAGtcaaataaaaattacagaTGCAAAGTAGAATTATCAAGACAAATAAAGCAGAAAGTTAAAAGTCATAAATATCGTCAATATTTTAGACGATTTATAAGTAAAAAGATTAGATTTTGTTATGAATAATGTCGCTTTTGAATAACTTATAAATAAGTAATATAATAGTTAAGTCATAATATattgaaaagtaattacaaaacATGGTGCCTGCTCAAGACGCATGTATAATTTCTCTATTAATTTAAGATACAGGGTGTTGCCAAATGGTGATATAAGCCGAAAGGAAGtgaatgtatataaaaaaataagtcgaaaatgtaaAGTGACATTTTTTCAACctcgattttctcaaaaacgaaacgtaatttttttattttatattatttgtttgTTCTATATCTTTTTTCGCGCAGAACCACTTTCTTTCCTCTTATACCACTATTTCGATAACATCCTGTATAAATGTATCGAAAATAAGACATCAATcatttttttaaacatattTCATCTATAAAAAGTATCTCTTCACTTGAATTTCTGATTAGGAAATACGAAATATGGAAAAAAGTCATTTACCGTCCTTTTGTCAGTCTGTTAATTCCACAAAACAAACATTCATAGACTCCTACATTTTTCATTTAGTTTGTACTAGTGCATATGGAAAACATTGTAGGAAAATCATATTTGACTTTATTAACAATTACGTTACTTTCGGAACGTTAAAAAtgctattaaaaaaaaaacgaaattcCTTCACTCACATGAATCCAGAGAATGATTATGAAAGACCGTGGTTTTCTGATCGAATATCGGAACCTACAATGTACTAAACGGTTGATCCTTACGTATCATCCATGTATTTCCTTACATAAGACATGAAATCTACCAATGCAGTAGACATTGATTTATCTACAACTTTTTGTGGAAGCCAGCCTTTCAAATTCGTGTTAATTATCCACGTAAATCGACATTTACTCTCGTCATTGGGTAATTGTTCTGCTGCACAACAGCTTAGCTTGTTCTCAGCTCTTTAACAAAACGTTAGcacaaataattaatttttgatATAGCACAATCTTAAAGATGTATCTTACAATCTTACCTGACGACGTTACTGCGATTTGGTAATGACGTAAAAGGCACTGACATTCCACTATTTATATAATAGTTACCGTACTGCACACGATGTCTTAAAATAACGAAATCACGAGCGCCAATAATGCCTCCTCCTTGGGCACTTGTGGCTTGATAAACAATATCTGTATTTTCATCAATGTCCTGATTGAGAAATcataatttatcattttaataaatatgtaaaaaataaaacataataaaaaGGATGTTACCTGTAACTTTTTCGATTCTGTAACAAGTCTATTCCATGACGGTGTTAATTCAATTTCGTCGAATAATTTGTTTACGAGTATACCAGCTGGAGCTTCAATAGTTCCCTTAAAAAATCGTATGAAATCaattttacaataaaaaatttCCAATATATATAAACTTAATATCCCATTTAAACTTACTACTATCTTTAATGTTTTGCCTTCCTTAGGACGGTTTATATAAAAGATAATATCACCATTTGACATTATATTTTGAATTTGCCAATCTTTAGATTGCAATAAATCGTGGCAAGTTTGCACTAATGCATTTGCTCTTCGTTTATAGTCCtgtatctataaatattaaagaaTCGTTTAAAAAAGACTATTAAACGTACTAATATCTTGCTAGgatttattatacaatttttgctTACCATCTCTGTCGTGAGTTTTGGTAGAGACTTAGGTGGAAATACTTCAGTTGCTTTTGATAAGCCCCAAGTATTACCTGGTGTTCTAAAACTTTCATCCTCGTGGTCAGAATGAGCTGGTGAATCCATAGGTGTAAAAAATGTACCAGGTTCACTGGTATACTGGCGTGATTCCGAAACAACTCCTCGGAGGAGCGGTTCTCTTTCATTATCCGCAAAATCTAAAATCAGATCCAACATTCTGTTTACTACTAATACGCAACATCCATCTTAATGttcaataatgaaaataattataaatatcataCTTCTAAACCAACTTCTGGCTTGTGTTTCCTGAGGTAATACACGAATATCAAAGAACCAAGCTTCCACCCAAGGCAATACAAAAGATGTAAGGATAAGAAGAACTTGAAATACTGGTTGATTGCATATCGACCACTAAAAATGAAAGTGATAAAATAATAAGTCTGttattataaacatttaatgcataaacaAAGACTTGGCACTTACATCAAAAAGAAACACTTTAGCAATTAAGAAAGCACATGTCGTGGCAGTTGTCAACTGTAACAAATCACATAGCGTTTCTTTTATACAATATCGTATATTACTATTTTACGATTAACCGTATTCTAATCGTTTACAAAATTACGATACTTACAGCTACGATAATACAATGATCCAAATGAAGCAGAGCATAGAAGAGCAACAACACGGTAAACCTGCAAATCGCTGCCATCTGAGAAGATGAAATCCTTAGAATCTCTGTTTTTAACGAAGTGAATGTCATTTTGGACATTGTTCTTCGTTCTTTTTCGAGTAATTATCGCCATATAATTACCATGGTACTTACCACTATGTCGAAGAGTGAGGTTTTTATGTGATAATGGACTACTTGATTCATGAAGGCGGACTCCAAACTCTCACCGGCAATCTAAATATACATTTCGGGTAAGTTGATAACATTTTATGTATGATTAAACGAACATAAATGAAAAAGTTGTTTTTTCTCCAATTGCGAATTAGTTGTGGTAACATGTGCAATTTACCATTGTACAAATGAGCCACATGAGGAAAGTAAGCAGGAGGTCGAAGGTGACGAAGAGGCAAAAGAAGCGTCTGACGTTGGACATCCTCCCGTTATGCATGGCACCCGCGATAAGATCCTCGCTAAGGATGATATCCGGAGTTCGCGTTACATTTTGTTGAGTGTACAAACTCCTGTGGGAGTTTATAGATTCACTCAGCAAGGTTTCT
This window encodes:
- the LOC126919412 gene encoding steroidogenic acute regulatory protein-like yields the protein MAEDERQIRAAAETLLSESINSHRSLYTQQNVTRTPDIILSEDLIAGAMHNGRMSNVRRFFCLFVTFDLLLTFLMWLICTMIAGESLESAFMNQVVHYHIKTSLFDIVMAAICRFTVLLLFYALLHLDHCIIVALTTATTCAFLIAKVFLFDWSICNQPVFQVLLILTSFVLPWVEAWFFDIRVLPQETQARSWFRNFADNEREPLLRGVVSESRQYTSEPGTFFTPMDSPAHSDHEDESFRTPGNTWGLSKATEVFPPKSLPKLTTEMIQDYKRRANALVQTCHDLLQSKDWQIQNIMSNGDIIFYINRPKEGKTLKIVGTIEAPAGILVNKLFDEIELTPSWNRLVTESKKLQDIDENTDIVYQATSAQGGGIIGARDFVILRHRVQYGNYYINSGMSVPFTSLPNRSNVVRAENKLSCCAAEQLPNDESKCRFTWIINTNLKGWLPQKVVDKSMSTALVDFMSYVRKYMDDT